From a single Sporosarcina oncorhynchi genomic region:
- a CDS encoding glycosyltransferase, with amino-acid sequence MSILFVFSVAVTVIGLTCGLLVLWKVPVLDSDARLTGTSRSSVTIIIPARNEEKRMLPLLESISAQRGIEVETIVVDDHSTDRTAEVAYSYGARVLPNERFDKGWIGKSSACWTGAEAATGELLLFMDADTVFEGPDSLVTYVASFEESGGTGILSLQPDHRPERWYEQIASIFPVVVMAGMNVFTVKGDSLKSAGSFGPCMLCTKAEYMEVGGHAAVKGAVMDDLALGNEFQDKGLPVTCMSGRGVAWLRMYPEGFGQLIQGYSKSMASGSVSTLPSVMLLINLWVVGGILSSLLFLFPVITKLWLQLVVAVMLYVAYMWGVARSVRKTGVFANWTIPMFPLLFIFFILVFMYSMYLSKRRKRVTWRGRDIDV; translated from the coding sequence ATGTCAATCCTGTTTGTGTTTAGTGTAGCTGTCACCGTCATAGGATTGACATGTGGCTTACTTGTGCTGTGGAAAGTACCTGTCTTAGACAGCGACGCTCGGTTGACAGGTACTTCTCGTTCTTCTGTGACGATTATCATTCCTGCACGCAACGAGGAGAAGCGGATGTTACCTCTGCTCGAATCAATCTCAGCGCAAAGAGGTATAGAAGTCGAAACGATTGTTGTCGATGATCACTCGACGGATAGGACGGCGGAAGTCGCTTACTCATATGGCGCTCGAGTATTGCCAAATGAACGTTTTGACAAAGGTTGGATTGGCAAGTCGTCCGCTTGTTGGACAGGAGCGGAGGCAGCGACAGGTGAATTACTATTGTTTATGGATGCGGATACGGTGTTTGAAGGACCTGATAGTTTAGTGACGTATGTGGCGAGCTTTGAAGAGTCAGGCGGCACAGGAATCTTGTCGTTGCAACCCGATCATAGACCAGAGCGCTGGTATGAACAGATCGCGTCTATATTCCCTGTCGTTGTCATGGCTGGGATGAACGTATTTACGGTGAAAGGTGATTCACTTAAGAGTGCGGGGTCGTTCGGTCCTTGTATGCTGTGCACAAAGGCAGAGTATATGGAAGTTGGCGGACATGCAGCGGTAAAAGGTGCGGTAATGGACGATCTGGCACTCGGCAATGAATTTCAGGATAAAGGCTTGCCTGTCACATGCATGAGTGGCCGTGGGGTAGCATGGTTGCGCATGTATCCGGAAGGATTCGGTCAATTAATACAGGGTTATTCAAAAAGCATGGCTTCGGGGTCTGTTTCGACGCTTCCTTCTGTCATGCTGCTCATTAATTTGTGGGTTGTCGGCGGAATTTTAAGTTCTTTGTTATTTCTCTTTCCGGTAATTACAAAGTTGTGGCTCCAGCTCGTCGTTGCGGTTATGCTCTATGTGGCATATATGTGGGGCGTCGCCCGCTCTGTGCGGAAAACAGGTGTTTTTGCCAATTGGACAATTCCAATGTTTCCGTTGCTGTTCATCTTTTTTATCCTCGTCTTTATGTATTCAATGTACTTGTCGAAACGAAGAAAACGGGTGACGTGGCGCGGACGGGATATTGATGTATGA
- a CDS encoding phytoene desaturase family protein, whose product MSRKMKTAIVIGGGLGGLSAAISLAQRGYEVSLYEKNGHLGGKLNRLEQDGFGFDLGPSILTMPHIFERLFAGSGKRMQDYVKIVRLEREWRSFFPDGAVLDLYGDLNKMANENPHLSKRDMKEYAAFLRYAKNLYDMTDEGYFKEGLDTTAQVIKHHGVFSSLKGFDLNSTMFEAIDKRISNPHLRTMLSYFIKYVGSSPYDAPAVLNMMIYMQHAQGCWYVPGGMHKLADALHALAKEAGVSLYTGVEVTKALTRKDQITGVELSDGSVAIANYFISNMEVIPFYDKMVDTDQKEIDRLERKFEPSSSGLVLHLGVKKLYPQLNHHNFFFSEDLQGQMDKVFQQHKLPDDPTIYLVNANKTDPSQAPAGHENLKVLPHIPHIQDKPFTATDYARLEERVLDKLECMGLTDLRANIVTRDVWTPHDIERTYGSHRGSIYGTLSDKKKNKGFKHKKHSDRFDNLYFVGGTVNPGGGMPMVTLSGQQVCKAILKRDGLLKRK is encoded by the coding sequence ATGTCACGAAAAATGAAAACAGCCATCGTTATCGGTGGCGGGTTGGGCGGACTGTCTGCTGCAATCTCGCTAGCGCAACGGGGATATGAAGTTTCATTGTATGAAAAGAATGGACATCTGGGCGGGAAGTTGAACCGCTTGGAGCAGGATGGCTTCGGATTCGACTTGGGACCGTCCATCTTGACGATGCCACATATTTTTGAAAGACTATTTGCCGGTAGTGGTAAACGGATGCAAGATTATGTGAAGATTGTTCGCCTGGAACGGGAATGGCGTTCGTTCTTTCCAGACGGAGCGGTACTCGATCTGTATGGCGATCTCAATAAGATGGCTAATGAAAATCCCCATCTGTCCAAACGCGACATGAAAGAATATGCCGCATTTTTGCGCTATGCGAAAAATCTGTATGACATGACCGATGAAGGGTATTTCAAAGAGGGCCTGGATACGACGGCGCAAGTGATCAAGCATCATGGCGTCTTTTCATCGCTTAAAGGATTCGACTTGAACTCAACGATGTTCGAGGCCATCGACAAACGAATCAGCAATCCTCATTTACGTACAATGCTGTCCTATTTCATCAAGTACGTCGGTTCTTCGCCATACGATGCACCTGCCGTACTCAATATGATGATTTATATGCAACACGCACAAGGCTGTTGGTATGTGCCTGGCGGGATGCATAAACTTGCGGATGCGCTTCACGCACTTGCAAAAGAAGCCGGCGTCTCCTTGTATACAGGCGTTGAAGTAACGAAGGCTTTAACGCGTAAAGACCAAATCACGGGGGTTGAACTATCGGACGGTTCGGTAGCTATTGCCAACTATTTTATCTCTAACATGGAAGTCATTCCGTTCTACGATAAAATGGTCGATACTGATCAGAAGGAAATCGATCGGCTCGAGAGGAAATTCGAACCGTCGAGCTCGGGACTCGTTCTTCATCTTGGTGTAAAGAAGCTGTATCCACAACTCAATCACCATAACTTCTTCTTTTCGGAAGATTTACAAGGGCAGATGGACAAAGTGTTCCAGCAGCACAAGTTGCCCGACGACCCGACAATTTACCTCGTCAATGCGAATAAGACCGATCCATCGCAAGCGCCTGCTGGACATGAAAACTTGAAAGTCCTGCCCCATATTCCGCATATCCAGGACAAGCCTTTCACAGCAACAGACTATGCCCGACTTGAAGAACGTGTCCTCGATAAACTTGAATGCATGGGACTGACGGATCTGCGCGCAAATATCGTAACTCGTGACGTGTGGACACCACATGATATCGAGCGGACATATGGATCGCACCGTGGTTCGATATACGGAACATTATCTGACAAAAAGAAGAATAAAGGCTTTAAACATAAAAAGCATAGCGACCGATTCGATAATTTGTATTTCGTTGGGGGCACTGTGAACCCAGGTGGCGGTATGCCGATGGTGACGTTGAGCGGTCAACAAGTGTGCAAAGCAATCCTGAAACGCGACGGTTTATTGAAACGCAAGTGA
- a CDS encoding protein adenylyltransferase SelO → MTKDQFGWQFDNSYVRLPEVFYAHVLPEEAPEPKLIAFNPHLAKMLGLDAEALTSAEGIEVLAGNHIPQSAEPIAQAYTGHQFGNFTMLGDGRAVLLGEQLTPDGRRVDIQYKGSGPTPFSRGGDGRAGLGPMMREFIMSEAMQGLGIPTTRSLAVVVTGSLVYREETLEGAVLTRVASSHIRVGTFQYAAARQVVEDLRTLADYTIERHYPDLALMSDKYVALLDSVIERQAFLIAKWQLNGFIHGVMNTDNMAISGETIDYGPCAFMDTYDPATVFSSIDRQARYAYGNQPGIAEWNLARLAETLMPLFDDDKDKAVQIAQQSLSTFRELFHNHWLAGMRAKLGIFDEEASDGKLVKDLLQLMKVNKADYTNTFRALTLDQLDSLPMSNTQEFVEWKISWDARRTRQNKSEAEVQAFMKRHNPNIIPRNHRVEEALVAAVKGDMTVAGNLLDVLKNPYAYSPDQEDYVEPADPEIPYNTYCGT, encoded by the coding sequence ATGACGAAAGATCAATTCGGCTGGCAATTCGACAACAGCTATGTACGATTACCGGAAGTGTTCTATGCACATGTATTACCGGAAGAAGCACCTGAACCGAAACTGATTGCATTCAATCCACATTTGGCAAAGATGCTCGGACTTGATGCGGAAGCGTTGACAAGTGCGGAAGGAATTGAAGTTCTTGCGGGGAACCACATCCCTCAATCCGCTGAGCCGATTGCGCAAGCTTATACAGGCCATCAGTTCGGCAATTTCACAATGCTCGGTGATGGTCGTGCTGTGCTTCTAGGCGAGCAGCTGACACCGGATGGCAGACGTGTTGACATTCAATACAAAGGATCTGGCCCGACGCCATTTTCACGCGGAGGAGATGGACGGGCAGGACTTGGACCAATGATGCGTGAGTTCATTATGAGTGAAGCGATGCAAGGTCTCGGCATCCCGACGACGCGGAGTTTGGCCGTCGTCGTGACGGGTTCGCTGGTGTACCGTGAAGAAACGCTTGAAGGTGCTGTGCTTACGCGAGTCGCATCAAGTCATATTCGTGTCGGTACATTCCAATACGCGGCGGCGCGTCAAGTTGTAGAGGATTTACGTACGCTAGCGGACTATACGATTGAGCGCCATTACCCTGATCTCGCGCTGATGTCGGATAAATACGTCGCGCTACTTGATAGTGTCATCGAACGACAAGCATTTCTCATTGCAAAATGGCAGCTGAACGGTTTCATTCACGGTGTCATGAATACGGATAATATGGCAATCAGTGGAGAAACAATTGACTACGGACCATGTGCGTTCATGGATACATATGATCCGGCGACCGTTTTCAGTTCGATTGACCGACAAGCTCGATACGCCTACGGCAATCAACCCGGCATCGCTGAATGGAATCTAGCCCGCCTAGCGGAAACGCTAATGCCGCTGTTTGATGATGATAAGGATAAAGCTGTACAAATTGCGCAACAATCGCTCTCTACATTTCGCGAGTTGTTCCATAATCATTGGTTAGCAGGAATGCGTGCGAAACTGGGGATTTTCGATGAAGAGGCGTCAGATGGCAAGTTAGTAAAAGATTTACTGCAACTAATGAAAGTGAATAAAGCGGACTATACGAATACATTCCGTGCACTGACACTCGATCAGTTGGACAGTTTGCCGATGAGCAATACACAGGAGTTTGTGGAATGGAAAATAAGTTGGGATGCAAGGCGAACGAGACAAAATAAGTCTGAAGCTGAAGTTCAGGCGTTTATGAAGAGACATAATCCGAACATTATTCCGCGTAATCATCGAGTGGAAGAGGCGCTAGTTGCCGCTGTCAAAGGGGATATGACAGTTGCCGGGAATTTGCTAGATGTACTGAAAAATCCATACGCTTATTCGCCTGATCAGGAAGACTATGTAGAACCAGCTGATCCGGAAATTCCATATAACACGTATTGCGGTACTTAA
- a CDS encoding MutS-related protein — MNYTQTSVGSEYLLNQLRDIKLSQETLEEDEKLYRAMEIEELREKVLLPLSKLGKHDFTDSSAFFYGNHTRGVKNPLIFNVLALLPVASIILLFVQLKLGILCLFMSFIINGIMYYRHKQIVEYGLHSVSYVANIINTGNQLAAIPDDKIQEETRKLKGNLKPLKKVLWLNNFVSMGTKGNGDFDAIVEYIRILFLLDFISYNRIIGTVSQHKENYRAIWEIIGRLDASIAVAYYRHTLQAYCVPSFTDSMEISFTNMAHPLITDPVTNSSDLGKTTLITGSNASGKSTYSKAVAINAILAQTINTVLADTWRMKPIYVATSMAVQDNVLDGDSYFIAEIKSLRRIITMLEKGKPCLSVIDELLKGTNTIERIAASAAMMDWLSNTNGINITATHDIELTEIMKSSYDNYHFTEKFKDGDIHFDYTIYRGPSNTKNAIKLLEVLAYPTRITEQANRLAEDFLLEREWNSI; from the coding sequence TTGAATTATACACAGACGTCAGTTGGTTCGGAGTATTTGCTGAATCAGTTGAGAGATATTAAGCTGTCGCAAGAAACACTTGAGGAAGATGAAAAACTCTATCGAGCAATGGAAATTGAAGAGCTGCGTGAAAAGGTGTTGCTCCCACTCTCTAAACTCGGTAAGCATGATTTTACGGACTCTTCAGCTTTTTTTTACGGAAACCATACACGAGGTGTTAAGAATCCACTAATCTTCAATGTACTGGCACTGCTGCCTGTCGCTTCGATTATTCTACTGTTTGTCCAATTGAAATTAGGTATTCTTTGTCTGTTCATGTCATTTATCATCAACGGGATAATGTATTACCGCCATAAACAGATAGTGGAATACGGTCTGCATTCGGTTAGCTATGTCGCAAATATCATCAATACCGGTAATCAGTTGGCGGCTATCCCTGATGATAAAATCCAAGAGGAAACGAGAAAGTTGAAGGGGAATTTGAAGCCATTAAAGAAGGTTTTATGGCTGAATAATTTTGTGTCGATGGGTACAAAAGGTAACGGGGATTTTGACGCGATAGTCGAATACATCCGAATTCTGTTTCTGCTTGATTTTATTTCTTATAATAGAATTATTGGAACCGTGTCGCAACATAAGGAGAATTACCGTGCTATATGGGAAATCATCGGCAGGCTTGATGCGTCTATTGCTGTCGCCTACTACCGGCACACTCTTCAGGCGTATTGTGTGCCTTCGTTTACGGATTCAATGGAGATATCATTCACGAATATGGCGCACCCTTTAATCACCGACCCAGTGACAAATTCGTCAGATTTAGGAAAGACTACGTTAATCACAGGGTCGAATGCATCAGGGAAATCGACATACAGCAAAGCAGTTGCCATCAATGCGATTCTTGCTCAGACAATCAATACGGTGCTGGCGGATACATGGCGTATGAAGCCAATCTACGTCGCAACGTCTATGGCTGTGCAAGACAATGTGCTGGATGGAGACAGTTACTTCATCGCGGAAATAAAATCATTGAGGCGGATCATTACGATGCTCGAAAAAGGAAAGCCTTGCCTTTCGGTTATTGATGAGTTGCTGAAAGGGACGAATACTATCGAACGGATTGCCGCATCTGCTGCGATGATGGACTGGCTATCAAATACGAACGGCATCAATATAACCGCTACACATGATATCGAACTAACCGAAATTATGAAATCGTCTTATGACAACTACCATTTTACAGAGAAGTTCAAAGACGGGGATATCCATTTTGACTATACAATTTATCGGGGTCCATCGAATACAAAAAACGCTATTAAGCTGTTGGAAGTACTCGCATATCCTACAAGAATAACGGAGCAGGCAAACAGGTTGGCAGAGGACTTTCTCCTCGAAAGAGAGTGGAACAGTATATAA
- a CDS encoding RDD family protein, with amino-acid sequence MVYAGFWIRVLANIIDSVVLFVPLFIINFALQMMSLFTDSEGVIAGVLVVLIFTNIILVALYYTLTTSSRMQGTVGKKLLNLRVIDAEGQRISAGRAFGRFLSYMLSGILYIGYIMVGVTAEKRGLHDYIAGTWVIKN; translated from the coding sequence ATGGTATATGCAGGTTTTTGGATTCGTGTTCTTGCGAATATTATTGATAGTGTTGTACTTTTCGTTCCATTGTTCATCATTAACTTTGCACTCCAAATGATGTCGCTATTCACGGACTCAGAAGGTGTAATCGCAGGCGTACTTGTCGTACTCATTTTTACAAATATTATTCTTGTCGCCCTATATTACACACTGACGACGAGTTCCAGAATGCAAGGGACAGTTGGAAAGAAATTGCTGAATCTGCGCGTTATCGATGCAGAAGGCCAAAGAATTTCAGCGGGCAGAGCATTCGGTCGGTTTTTAAGCTACATGCTTTCTGGAATTTTGTACATAGGCTATATCATGGTCGGTGTCACAGCTGAGAAACGTGGTCTGCACGATTATATTGCAGGTACATGGGTTATTAAAAATTAA
- a CDS encoding glycosyl-4,4'-diaponeurosporenoate acyltransferase, whose translation MPLVELPLLWVALLDAFAWLLLHLVISIAIQRVPVSWFMRNDWLFQQFSWEREGRIWQQFFNVKKWKRHIPDGTLFIRNGYDKSTLHGRDRTSLGLFLLESRRAEFVHWLTIVPSVLFFIWNPLWAAWLNVAYAVLFNLPLIIVQRFNRPRLERLINAEMVARKRSVSNVNT comes from the coding sequence ATGCCGCTTGTTGAATTGCCTCTTCTATGGGTAGCTTTACTAGATGCATTTGCGTGGTTGCTATTGCATCTGGTTATTTCTATAGCTATCCAGCGCGTTCCTGTTTCTTGGTTTATGCGAAACGATTGGTTGTTCCAACAGTTTTCATGGGAGCGGGAAGGACGTATTTGGCAACAGTTTTTCAACGTGAAGAAGTGGAAAAGGCATATTCCGGACGGTACATTGTTCATCCGCAACGGGTACGACAAAAGCACGCTGCACGGACGTGATCGGACATCTTTGGGTCTGTTTCTTCTTGAATCGCGCCGCGCTGAATTCGTTCACTGGTTAACAATCGTACCGAGTGTGCTTTTTTTTATTTGGAACCCTTTATGGGCAGCTTGGCTTAATGTCGCATATGCGGTTCTGTTCAATCTTCCGCTCATTATCGTGCAACGGTTTAACCGGCCGCGTCTTGAAAGGCTTATCAATGCGGAAATGGTAGCGCGTAAACGAAGCGTTTCAAACGTGAATACATAG
- a CDS encoding phytoene/squalene synthase family protein has protein sequence MLINEKPSLVEDYGYCEAIIKRYSKSFYYAFSTLPQEKANAVYAIYAFCRQADNSVDENLTSASQLVALDHLTDELNRFAQRQEKDLPLWRALRDVFNRFDMEIQPFFDQLKGQRMDIHFTSPNTREELEEYSTYVAGSVGKMLLPIIASDTDKDLTMSAVNLGIAMQITNILRDIGEDYLEKNRIYLPVHEMAAFGYSKHELSKGIISDNFIALWESLAERAEELYADFIGNSDGFDEDSKFAVIASARVYRGILDSVRKNKYDCFRKKNYVSKMEMVKIAAQASI, from the coding sequence ATGCTAATTAATGAAAAACCGTCTCTCGTCGAAGACTATGGATATTGTGAAGCTATCATAAAACGCTATTCTAAAAGCTTTTACTACGCGTTTTCAACATTGCCGCAAGAGAAAGCGAACGCTGTCTATGCTATCTATGCCTTTTGCCGCCAAGCGGACAACAGTGTCGATGAAAATCTGACGTCTGCGTCTCAACTTGTCGCACTCGATCATTTAACAGATGAGTTGAATCGGTTTGCGCAACGCCAAGAGAAAGATTTGCCGTTATGGCGTGCGCTCCGAGATGTGTTTAACCGGTTTGACATGGAAATCCAGCCGTTTTTTGACCAGTTGAAAGGACAGCGAATGGATATCCATTTTACATCTCCGAATACGCGGGAGGAACTTGAGGAGTATAGTACGTATGTCGCGGGGTCTGTCGGCAAGATGCTGTTGCCGATTATCGCTTCTGATACGGACAAGGATTTGACTATGAGCGCTGTGAATCTAGGCATCGCGATGCAGATTACGAACATTCTCCGTGACATAGGGGAAGACTATTTGGAGAAGAATCGGATCTATTTGCCGGTTCACGAAATGGCCGCCTTCGGTTATTCCAAACATGAACTGTCCAAAGGGATCATTTCGGATAACTTCATAGCATTGTGGGAGTCGCTGGCAGAACGTGCAGAAGAATTGTATGCGGACTTTATTGGCAACAGTGACGGATTCGATGAAGACAGCAAGTTTGCAGTTATTGCTTCCGCACGGGTGTACCGTGGGATATTGGACAGTGTACGCAAAAATAAATATGACTGTTTCCGAAAGAAGAATTATGTATCCAAGATGGAAATGGTGAAAATCGCGGCGCAAGCTTCAATTTAA